The genome window TATGATTATCAGAACATTTACACAATCGTCCACGGAGACAACAAAGTTTCTTCTTCCAGTTTTGGGTGTCAATGAGATAATCATACTACTGCTAATAGGCATAAGCTAAGGAACTTTAAGAAGCAATGTTTTATAAGTGGGGAGGATGCAATGTTTCATAAAACTCAATCATTAGAAAAGAAGCAATAGCTGAATGACAAATTTATCGGGAGACTTACATCGCCCTGCAGTATATCTTGTCCTGCAAAGAAGAAAAATGCACCGAGAGCCAGTACAGGCAGCAGTATTGTGAGGAGCTGTTTTCAGAAGAGATGTAAAATCCAAATTAATGACAGTTTAATCAACTAAAATCATGTATTGAATGAATAAACACAAAGATTGTATGGCATTTTGTGGTATGCACAAACTCAATTATCAGATGGACAAGCTTATAAATGTTAGTTGAGCCATAGAGTAAGCTAGCTAGACCAAGGTTCCATAATTTCAGTGTCAAGATTCCACGGAATCTAAATGCTCAAGTTTTTCATGAGTCTACGACACAGTGCACAATCGAATACTATCAAGTGCATAGTAGTACAACTCCGCCAAacaacattacttggtgaaactgtAAATTGACTGGAAATCTCAGGTCAGTTGAAAAACTACTACAACATGAACAGCAAAATGATGCTGTTAAAAAGCAAGGCGTTCTTGGTTGAGCAGTTCTAGGTATCAACCTAAGCTACCTAGTCCAACACAAGGGATGACATTTTTCAGCCGAGCTAACATTTATTTCCTATAGTCAGTCACCGAAGAAGCAAAATAAACAAGCTAGAGCCAATCCAAAATATTTTCATCGAAGAAACAAATCAAACACCCTAGCGCCACTAATCCCAAATGTTCTCATAGAAGAAGCAACTTATAAGCAATTCATTTTAGCAGCGAGAATTCTCGTACCCAGAGAGAGACGATGGCGTCAATAACCCACCGGAGCTGGCCGGTCACGGCGAGGTACGTCACGACGGCGGCGAAGGCGAGGTTCCCCACGACCCGGCTAGTGCCCTTGTCCATACGCCTCCCGCCGCCGCCAAAGAAGGGGCCTCGCCCAGCTCCGGTGACGCCAAGCAGCCGCCCCTTTCTCCCCGCCGCTCTCCAAGCCAAGCCCCCGCTTTTACCCGCCAGCTCGCTCCGGTCCGACGCCCTCGCCGTGGAACAGCAGGCCCCATTTGAGAATTTGGGAGGCAGTTTCAGGAACCCTGGGTAGAGGAGGCCATGCGAGCAGCAGCAGAGCGGGGGAGGAGTGAGAAGAGTAGGCTGGAGCAAGGCCATGGACGCGAGGGAACAAGTGGGGAAGATTTCTTGAAGAAAGTATATCCCGCAAATGGTCTTGTAAAACCGTTTTTTTTTCGTGCTTTTTTGCTACTGGGTTGTATGTTTCGACATTTTTGTGGTAAAAACGCAGCAGGGGTGTGCAGCGGCAGACATGGCCTTGGAAATTGGAACGCTGGAAGCCTGGAACTTGAAGCAACCGGAAGTCCGGACTGGGAAGAGAAGTCTCGGCACTTCGACAGTCGACGTAAATGTTTCAGATACGCTCGTTACTGCACGGACAGTCGATAACCAAAATTCGATGGGTTTTTATCTCATTAGGGTACAGGTTTGGAtcaatatttatatttatatgttTGTTAACCTGCATAAATCTATATTCGACGGGTTAATATATATGATTTTGTTTCTACAGTACCAAAACCTGTGAACCTGTGGGTTTTTAAACCTGACCAAACCTAATGCATATTGTCGTTTTattttataaatgaacaacaaacttgttatctccCTATTTGCTTCCTATTTTTTAGCAAATGATGAATGTACAAGTAGCTGATGAGAGTGTTGCTgacttgctattatagtttttactagcattatatatgtggtggataaaTAATTTAGTGCAAGATCACTTGATTATATAACTTATTATTCGTATTttattctctctactaataatttttataccaaattaTGAACTTGTTGTTCATCacataaattttggaccacgaTCTCATTGATCATTACTATATTTATTAATTATGAGAAGAACCAGCATATTAGAGATAAAACCCGtgggtaacccatgggtacccgctaacccAATGGGTATTGGGTTTGACAAATTTTCAAACCTGTCATGAGTACGAGTTTTTTAATAGGTATATggcaaaacccagcgggtttgtacccgttgccatctctactcgGGAATGTAGTTTGCCAACTCCATATTTTTATATGGCTTTTGAAAATGTTTTTTTGTTGCTTCTCTATAAACAATCCGGTATTTGAAAAAAAACAAAAATAATTTATGTGTCACGCCATCACACCATAAAAACTGAAAACTGCACTACCACAACAAGTGTGTTTGTTTCACGATTCATCATTTTTATAAGAATCGTTTCTATAAAAATCACTAAAATCCGTCGAATCATTTCAGCCTATGTACTCCATCTTTCTCATGTCACCTATATTATCCACAAATCCAGATTTTTAGAAAATCTCTTTTAAAAAATTTGTATCAAACGCCAGGA of Zea mays cultivar B73 chromosome 8, Zm-B73-REFERENCE-NAM-5.0, whole genome shotgun sequence contains these proteins:
- the LOC103635825 gene encoding uncharacterized protein LOC103635825 produces the protein MALLQPTLLTPPPLCCCSHGLLYPGFLKLPPKFSNGACCSTARASDRSELAGKSGGLAWRAAGRKGRLLGVTGAGRGPFFGGGGRRMDKGTSRVVGNLAFAAVVTYLAVTGQLRWVIDAIVSLWLLTILLPVLALGAFFFFAGQDILQGDCPNCGKSFQILKSALKDGPQLCPYCTQPFSVQGNKFVRESARFSSGRAATATNGPVFNEFFNRNMRGGNAAPSETIVDVEAEVKDVE